A stretch of Synechococcus sp. WH 8020 DNA encodes these proteins:
- a CDS encoding glycosyltransferase encodes MDDLWVVLPHLGAGGAQKVGLLAAEHFSAQGYRVKVLTLIHGHPVLHNIPEGVRHQELGPDANVLHHWLSDGWNRSWLARGRRFCIAQMIKAYRALIRFQLLLLSPWLESTIQPGCDGLAYSLFKRGATSLGGERLRHLRDLIDQERPQRVLALLTRTNILCCLATWDLPIHLVVSERNDPALQRLQAVWSLLRRLCYRRADVVTANTQGVLQALQAMGSWQRLELLPNPLPSSFEASVQLGGLGLRQHEILALARLQPQKGLDLLLRAFASLAPSLRQGWRLTLVGEGPESAALKDLSSALELDDVVGFEGFRSDPQTFFRRASIFALPSRFEGMPNALLEAMASGLPSVVSDASPGPLEMVRDGVEGLVVPSENVEALALALERFIVDPALRERCGSAARTTLEALDWSVLEPRWRSVLALPTDE; translated from the coding sequence ATGGATGATCTCTGGGTTGTGCTTCCCCATCTCGGTGCGGGTGGCGCGCAGAAGGTCGGTCTCTTGGCAGCGGAGCACTTTTCTGCGCAGGGCTATCGCGTGAAGGTGCTAACCCTCATTCATGGTCATCCCGTCTTGCACAACATTCCAGAGGGGGTGAGGCATCAGGAGCTTGGACCTGATGCCAACGTGTTGCATCACTGGTTGAGTGATGGATGGAATCGATCGTGGTTGGCCAGAGGTCGTCGTTTTTGCATCGCTCAGATGATCAAGGCTTATCGAGCCTTGATTCGCTTCCAGCTGTTGCTTTTGAGTCCCTGGTTGGAGTCAACAATCCAACCAGGGTGCGATGGTTTGGCCTACTCATTGTTCAAGCGTGGAGCGACCAGCCTTGGCGGTGAGCGTCTAAGGCATTTGCGCGATCTGATCGACCAGGAGCGCCCCCAGCGGGTGCTGGCCTTACTCACTCGGACCAATATCCTTTGCTGTCTGGCCACCTGGGATCTTCCCATTCACCTCGTGGTGTCAGAGCGCAACGACCCTGCTTTGCAACGGTTGCAGGCAGTTTGGTCATTATTACGTCGTCTTTGTTATCGCCGGGCTGACGTCGTGACGGCTAACACCCAAGGTGTGCTCCAAGCCCTCCAAGCGATGGGGAGCTGGCAGCGACTGGAGCTGCTGCCCAATCCCTTGCCGTCCAGTTTTGAAGCATCAGTTCAGCTTGGTGGATTGGGTCTACGCCAACATGAGATTCTCGCTTTGGCTCGTTTGCAGCCTCAGAAAGGTCTTGATCTTTTGCTTCGTGCTTTTGCTTCTTTGGCTCCTTCCCTTCGCCAGGGCTGGAGGCTCACCTTGGTGGGTGAGGGTCCCGAGAGCGCTGCCTTGAAAGATCTTTCCAGTGCACTGGAACTTGATGATGTGGTGGGTTTTGAGGGGTTTCGTTCTGACCCTCAAACGTTTTTCCGTCGGGCCAGCATCTTTGCTCTGCCATCAAGGTTCGAGGGGATGCCAAATGCCCTGCTGGAAGCGATGGCTTCGGGCCTGCCATCCGTGGTCAGCGATGCTTCCCCTGGGCCTCTTGAGATGGTGCGTGATGGCGTAGAAGGTTTGGTGGTGCCGTCTGAGAATGTGGAAGCGCTGGCCCTAGCTTTGGAGCGATTCATCGTCGATCCTGCCTTGCGTGAGCGCTGTGGCAGCGCAGCTCGCACCACACTGGAGGCTCTCGATTGGAGTGTGCTCGAACCTCGTTGGCGTTCTGTTTTGGCTTTGCCGACAGATGAATGA
- a CDS encoding glycosyltransferase, which translates to MAVIRVAFTIDSLKLGGAERVLLQWARWCRDEGWQVLVITRQGSEKDAYQVPEGVKRLVEPTLVPPLERLGWFAFPFRVMALRHLLRCHRSDLCVGVTTLPAVKLLLATAGMSLRTVVSERNYPPAKPPSLLWRWLRRFTYPWADLHLVQTRQIGTWLRLHCGVSRQQLLPNSVTWPLPDREPLLDPDDWLPLQSPLLLSAGTKANQKGFDLLMPVFAELGRRDSSLHLALLGLAPGRYRGLDQQAWLRQLLDNEPDLQERLLLPGVSGSMASWYKRANIFLLPSRYEGFPNVLLEAMAAGCACIASDCLTGPADLIRHGENGLLLSPQATTTDWVEAIAGLLEDPKRCLQLGEKAMEVRERYDAVRLRRDFLEALRTLHHG; encoded by the coding sequence ATGGCAGTGATACGGGTTGCTTTCACGATCGACTCTCTCAAGCTTGGTGGAGCCGAACGCGTGCTTTTGCAGTGGGCCCGCTGGTGCAGAGACGAGGGCTGGCAGGTGCTTGTGATCACCCGCCAGGGATCTGAGAAGGATGCTTATCAAGTCCCGGAGGGCGTGAAGCGCCTGGTTGAGCCAACGTTGGTACCTCCTTTGGAGCGGTTGGGCTGGTTTGCTTTTCCCTTTCGCGTGATGGCGTTGCGTCATCTGTTGCGATGCCACCGCAGTGATCTGTGTGTGGGTGTGACCACCTTGCCAGCGGTGAAGTTGTTGTTGGCCACTGCCGGCATGTCACTTCGAACCGTGGTGTCTGAGCGGAACTATCCACCGGCTAAGCCACCATCTCTGCTGTGGCGCTGGTTACGTCGGTTCACTTATCCATGGGCTGATCTGCATTTGGTGCAGACCCGGCAAATAGGGACTTGGCTGCGTCTGCACTGTGGTGTGAGCAGGCAGCAGCTGTTGCCCAATTCCGTCACCTGGCCACTGCCGGACAGGGAACCCTTGCTTGACCCCGATGACTGGCTTCCTCTTCAATCCCCTCTTCTCCTCTCAGCGGGTACCAAGGCGAATCAGAAAGGTTTCGACCTGTTGATGCCGGTGTTCGCCGAGCTGGGCCGACGTGATTCCAGTCTCCATCTGGCGCTGTTAGGTCTTGCGCCGGGGCGCTATCGGGGCCTCGATCAGCAGGCCTGGTTGCGGCAGCTCCTTGACAATGAACCCGACCTGCAGGAGCGATTGTTGCTCCCAGGCGTCTCGGGCAGCATGGCAAGTTGGTACAAGCGTGCCAATATTTTTCTCCTTCCGTCGCGGTACGAAGGCTTTCCCAATGTGCTTCTTGAAGCAATGGCTGCAGGGTGTGCCTGCATTGCCAGCGACTGTTTGACGGGTCCGGCGGATCTGATCCGTCACGGTGAAAACGGCCTGTTGTTGTCGCCGCAGGCGACAACAACAGATTGGGTTGAGGCGATTGCTGGCCTGCTGGAGGATCCGAAGCGATGCCTTCAGTTGGGAGAGAAGGCCATGGAAGTGCGGGAGCGTTATGACGCAGTGCGTCTGCGGCGTGATTTCCTAGAGGCCTTGCGCACGTTGCACCATGGATGA
- a CDS encoding glycosyltransferase — protein MADFILLSTADWDHPLWTNKQHVACCLSDLGHRVLYVDSLGVRAPRGDRSDFGRILRRLRRGFRLPRQVRPGLWVVSPLVMPGQTRGITGRLNRMSLDFSLFVADLVLDLRRPLLWTFNPQARAHLRLSRFHAVVYLCVDRIQAQPGMPVQVLQAAEKDLCTVANALFTTSPRLHAELGPLNAGSHVFGNVADADHFGRALNKDEDRPSDWPHCDGPVLIFIGAIDAYKLDLNMLESLMERTPQWTYLFIGPVGEADPSTDVSDWGRFPNVHLLGPRPYSALPAYLAHADVALLPLQLNDYTRRMYPMKFFEYLAAGCPVVATAIPALEDQSDVAILCSPEQSTFEAAIGQALAGEGPTLQQRLDRARQHTYFTRTTAMLNRLAHHGLMPDEPLAPQSPPYHQVRKQWSRPQLSARLRTTGLRLLDSLGHPSMAEGILRHWLERDPTNITLLSELARRRLSVGDNSGACRLIERIWQEDGVADILHQLLFRRSSRPGSRLDQLELFDVLASSTSLPLHYAGYCRVVRTYRAIDSKDVAALRRGVIGLEEIIAALEGDPDTYRCLKPNRENRAKLLISAQLTLLRALMALKDSSGLDRASIELLASACRYDPFAIDRTTATRMTRNIMRSLTIAAVMAWHAEDASRFDAVVTEMERLRQACHAKRFDLIASKTHEDHRAFSDAVVAMLQECRWSSADPGTRPAQERLVDPVLLVYFPNLRRDRAEKALKFLQSLNTP, from the coding sequence ATGGCAGATTTTATCTTACTTTCTACGGCCGATTGGGATCATCCTCTTTGGACAAATAAGCAGCATGTGGCTTGTTGCTTGTCGGATTTAGGCCATCGTGTTCTTTACGTTGATTCTCTTGGGGTTCGTGCTCCTCGGGGAGATCGTTCAGATTTTGGTCGCATTCTCCGTCGCTTAAGGCGCGGATTCCGTCTTCCAAGGCAGGTGCGTCCTGGTCTTTGGGTGGTGTCTCCACTGGTGATGCCTGGTCAAACTCGTGGGATTACGGGTCGCCTCAATCGGATGAGCCTGGATTTCAGCCTGTTTGTGGCTGATCTGGTGCTGGATCTACGCCGTCCACTGCTGTGGACCTTTAATCCCCAGGCCCGTGCTCATCTCCGGCTGAGCAGGTTTCACGCTGTTGTTTATTTGTGCGTGGATCGCATCCAAGCGCAGCCGGGCATGCCTGTGCAGGTTTTGCAAGCTGCTGAAAAGGATCTGTGCACGGTCGCGAATGCATTGTTCACCACCTCGCCCCGGCTTCATGCGGAGCTAGGGCCACTGAATGCAGGTAGCCATGTTTTCGGAAATGTGGCTGATGCTGACCATTTCGGTCGCGCCCTCAACAAAGACGAGGACCGCCCTTCCGACTGGCCTCACTGTGATGGTCCTGTGCTGATCTTCATCGGTGCAATCGATGCCTACAAGCTCGATCTCAACATGTTGGAGTCGTTGATGGAGCGAACACCGCAGTGGACGTATCTCTTCATCGGCCCAGTGGGTGAAGCCGATCCGAGCACGGATGTCAGCGATTGGGGTCGCTTCCCCAACGTTCATCTCCTTGGCCCAAGGCCCTACAGCGCCCTCCCGGCCTATTTGGCCCATGCCGATGTCGCGTTGTTGCCCTTGCAACTCAACGATTACACGCGCCGCATGTATCCGATGAAATTCTTTGAGTATCTAGCCGCTGGTTGTCCTGTCGTCGCGACAGCCATTCCAGCCCTGGAGGATCAAAGTGATGTCGCGATTCTCTGTTCTCCTGAGCAGTCGACCTTTGAAGCGGCAATTGGCCAAGCCCTGGCTGGAGAGGGACCCACTCTTCAGCAGCGCCTTGATCGCGCGCGACAGCACACGTACTTCACCCGTACGACGGCGATGCTGAATCGCTTGGCTCATCACGGTTTGATGCCGGATGAACCTCTGGCTCCGCAGTCCCCTCCGTACCATCAAGTTCGCAAACAGTGGAGTCGTCCTCAGCTGTCAGCACGGCTGAGGACGACAGGTCTGCGCCTTCTGGATTCTTTGGGGCATCCATCGATGGCAGAGGGGATTTTGCGGCATTGGTTGGAGCGGGACCCCACCAACATCACCCTCCTCAGTGAACTGGCTCGTCGACGCCTGTCAGTTGGAGACAACAGTGGTGCCTGCAGATTGATCGAGCGGATCTGGCAAGAAGATGGAGTCGCAGACATCTTGCATCAGCTGCTCTTCCGTCGTAGTTCCCGTCCTGGCAGCCGTCTCGATCAACTGGAACTGTTCGATGTGTTGGCGTCGAGTACCTCTTTGCCCTTGCATTACGCGGGATATTGCAGGGTTGTGAGGACGTATCGCGCGATCGACTCTAAGGATGTGGCTGCACTCCGCCGGGGCGTGATTGGCTTGGAAGAGATCATCGCTGCATTGGAAGGCGATCCCGACACCTATCGCTGCTTGAAGCCCAACCGTGAGAACCGAGCCAAGTTACTGATTTCTGCACAACTCACCCTGTTGCGGGCTTTGATGGCTCTCAAGGACAGTTCAGGGCTAGATAGAGCCTCGATTGAGCTGTTGGCGAGTGCATGCCGTTATGACCCGTTCGCCATCGATCGCACCACTGCAACGCGAATGACGCGCAACATCATGCGCAGTCTCACGATCGCTGCAGTGATGGCTTGGCATGCTGAGGATGCCTCGCGTTTTGATGCTGTCGTCACTGAGATGGAGCGGCTCCGCCAGGCATGTCACGCCAAGCGATTCGACTTGATTGCCAGCAAAACCCATGAAGATCACCGAGCTTTCTCGGATGCAGTTGTGGCCATGCTCCAGGAGTGTCGCTGGTCGTCTGCAGACCCTGGAACTCGCCCGGCCCAGGAGCGTTTAGTCGATCCGGTTCTTCTGGTCTATTTCCCGAATCTTCGCCGTGACCGCGCTGAAAAAGCCCTGAAGTTTCTTCAATCTCTAAACACCCCGTAA